From a region of the Macrobrachium nipponense isolate FS-2020 chromosome 3, ASM1510439v2, whole genome shotgun sequence genome:
- the LOC135222366 gene encoding uncharacterized protein LOC135222366 — MVERLMPMLKKKDTKMRFTQEVGLKLAVTLRHLASGNDYTSLQYSFRISKSSICRFIPLVCQAIIDTYKPEVMKCPKAPEEWNNVAKRFASKWNYFNCVGALDGKHITIKKPKGGGSLYINYKKFHSIVLMALSNAKYRFLFVDVGAGGAGDGRTWQKCNNRAGLPQDRNHRSSACRVVENAVGLLQMRWRVFGTMMQQDVQAQWNGKSEWCFLEDDQLLTSIEETKELCNKT; from the exons atggtTGAAAGGCTGATGCCCATGTTGAAGAAGAAGGACACGAAAATGCGGTTCACACAAGAGGTGGGACTTAAGTTGGCGGTCACTCtccgccacctggcaagtgggaacgactatacaagcctgcaatacagcttcagaatctccaagagttccatatgccgatttatcccattagtctgccaagccattatcgacacatacaaaccagaagtgatgaagtgccccaagGCACCAGAAGAATGGAATAACGTAGCAAAACGATTCGCCTcaaagtggaactacttcaattgtgtgggagccctggatgggaagcacatcacgatcaagaaacccaaaggtggaggatcactgtatATCAATTACAAGAAGTTCCACAGCATCGTACTCATGGCCCTCTCCAATGCAAAGTACAGGTTCCTGTTCGTCGACGTCGGTGCaggaggtgctggggatggaagaacctggcagaagtgcaacaaccgagcaggactcccacaagacagaaatcaCAGATCTAGCGCTTGTCGTGTGGTGGAAAACGCAGtcggcctgctgcagatgagatggcgagtcttcgggacgatgatgcaacaggatgtacag gcacagtggaatggcaagagcgaatggtgtttcctcgaggacgaccagctactgacgaGTATAGAGGAAAccaaagaactctgtaataaaacataa